One window of bacterium genomic DNA carries:
- the tig gene encoding trigger factor: MTTDTAPSPFTLSVQSPESWKRVIGVEIDRAWFDGEYARNLGVARRGHARPGFRKGKVPLAMVEKDLGGEVRMETVEQVLPQAYRAAVLEHKLVPVNDPELTDLKLEEQGPVHLELSVEVRPDVVARDYLDLPLARTAAELADGAVDEALAGLREGRAVWERAERAAAAGDRLKADIVPQAQDGEPDPAGPVRDYMFELGAEGNFAEFDAALTGAVAGDERRVTVTYPADYGNERVRGRTVGYLVTVKEVQARNLPELDDAFAAAMKEGQTLLELRLSLRDELLAEETRRVEQLERERIVDLLLERNPVEPPPSLVEEYLAAGVNEMKQRSAYLGRPVTEQDEQRYRESGRVWAERSLKAMLVLEAVRRQEEIAVTPAEVEARIAAVAAENGFPAEDYLAYVKQHHEDERIAQDLAEQKAFDFLRARAAYHQD; the protein is encoded by the coding sequence ATGACCACCGACACCGCCCCGAGCCCGTTCACCCTCTCGGTCCAGTCCCCCGAGAGCTGGAAACGCGTCATCGGCGTGGAGATCGACCGGGCCTGGTTCGACGGCGAGTACGCCCGCAACCTGGGTGTCGCCCGTCGCGGCCACGCCCGCCCCGGCTTCCGCAAGGGCAAGGTGCCCCTGGCCATGGTCGAGAAGGACCTCGGCGGCGAGGTGCGCATGGAGACCGTCGAGCAGGTGCTGCCGCAGGCCTACCGGGCCGCGGTCCTGGAGCACAAGCTGGTGCCGGTCAACGACCCCGAGCTCACCGACCTCAAGCTCGAAGAGCAGGGCCCGGTCCACCTGGAGCTGAGCGTCGAGGTGCGGCCCGACGTCGTCGCCCGCGACTACCTGGACCTGCCCCTGGCCAGGACCGCGGCCGAGCTGGCCGACGGCGCCGTGGACGAGGCCCTCGCGGGCCTGCGCGAGGGGCGCGCCGTCTGGGAGCGCGCCGAGCGGGCCGCCGCCGCCGGCGACCGCCTGAAGGCCGACATCGTCCCGCAGGCGCAGGACGGGGAGCCGGACCCCGCCGGCCCGGTCCGCGACTACATGTTCGAGCTGGGCGCCGAGGGCAACTTCGCGGAGTTCGACGCCGCGCTGACCGGTGCCGTGGCCGGGGACGAGCGCCGCGTGACGGTGACCTACCCCGCGGACTACGGCAACGAGCGCGTGCGCGGGCGGACGGTCGGCTACCTGGTGACGGTCAAGGAAGTCCAGGCCCGCAACCTGCCCGAGCTCGACGACGCCTTCGCCGCCGCGATGAAGGAGGGCCAGACCCTGCTCGAGCTGCGCCTCTCCCTGCGCGACGAGCTGCTGGCCGAGGAGACGCGGCGGGTCGAGCAGCTGGAGCGCGAGCGGATCGTCGACCTGCTGCTCGAGCGCAACCCGGTCGAGCCGCCGCCGAGCCTGGTCGAGGAGTACCTCGCCGCCGGCGTGAACGAGATGAAGCAGCGCAGCGCGTACCTCGGGCGCCCGGTCACCGAGCAGGACGAGCAGCGCTACCGCGAGTCCGGCCGCGTCTGGGCGGAGCGCTCGCTGAAGGCGATGCTGGTCCTGGAGGCGGTCCGCCGCCAGGAGGAGATCGCGGTGACGCCGGCGGAGGTGGAGGCGCGGATCGCCGCCGTCGCCGCCGAGAACGGCTTCCCCGCCGAGGACTACCTCGCCTACGTGAAGCAGCACCACGAGGACGAGCGGATCGCGCAGGACCTCGCGGAGCAGAAGGCGTTCGACTTCCTGCGCGCGCGGGCCGCGTATCACCAGGACTGA
- the clpP gene encoding ATP-dependent Clp endopeptidase proteolytic subunit ClpP, translating into MLIPYVVEQTSQGERSYDIYSRLLKDRIIFLGTAIDDNVANVIIAQLLFLQAEDPERDIFLYVNSPGGSISAGLAIYDTMQYISNDVATICMGQAASMGAVLLAAGAAGKRSALVNSRMMIHQPLGGSQGQASMIEIYAKEILYMKDLLYGLMSKHTGQTVERITRDSDRDFFMSAGEARAYGLVDKVIEKRAEIVKD; encoded by the coding sequence ATGCTGATCCCCTACGTCGTCGAACAGACCAGCCAGGGCGAGCGCTCGTACGACATCTACTCGCGCTTGCTCAAGGACCGGATCATCTTCCTGGGCACGGCGATCGACGACAACGTCGCCAACGTGATCATCGCCCAGTTGCTGTTCCTGCAGGCGGAGGATCCCGAGCGCGACATCTTCCTGTACGTCAACAGCCCCGGCGGCAGCATCTCCGCCGGTTTGGCGATCTACGACACGATGCAGTACATTTCCAACGATGTGGCCACGATCTGCATGGGGCAGGCCGCCAGCATGGGCGCCGTGCTGCTGGCCGCCGGCGCCGCAGGCAAGCGCTCCGCGCTGGTCAACTCGCGCATGATGATCCACCAGCCCCTGGGCGGCAGCCAGGGCCAGGCCAGCATGATCGAGATCTACGCGAAGGAGATCCTCTACATGAAGGACCTCCTGTACGGCCTGATGTCGAAGCACACCGGGCAGACCGTCGAGCGGATCACCCGCGACAGCGACCGCGACTTCTTCATGTCGGCCGGCGAGGCCCGCGCCTACGGCCTGGTCGACAAGGTGATCGAGAAGCGCGCCGAGATCGTCAAGGACTGA
- a CDS encoding sigma-54 dependent transcriptional regulator, translating to MIDPAAHAPGSPELATILVVDDEPELCQALGRLLGRNGYRTLTAGNGEEALEILRQEPVPLVLTDLMMPRLNGVDLLKAVKIIAPATEVVIVTGHGTIETAVEAMKMGAYDFIEKPFSASLTLNVVRKALEKQQLIAENRELRRMLTEGSGSGDIVGQSEVMRRVLETVRQVAPSKATVLLTGESGTGKEIVASALHRWSDRAGRPLIKVSCAAIPETLLESELFGYEKGAFTGATGRRRGRFEAAHGGTLFLDEVGELPMSVQIKLLRVLQDATFERLGSNDPIEVDVRLVAATNADLEGLVARGMFREDLYYRLNVINIELPPLRARTGDVVLLAGFFLKIACEKNGKKVDGFTRAALDSLQRYAWPGNVRELENCVERAVVLTKDGLIDVDVLPQAVRAGKRVTETVSFPVGTSLHDAEMELIRATLATTGGDKETAARILGIASRTIYRKIK from the coding sequence GTGATCGATCCCGCAGCGCACGCGCCCGGTTCGCCGGAGCTGGCCACCATCCTGGTCGTGGACGACGAGCCCGAGCTCTGCCAGGCGCTCGGCCGCCTGCTGGGGCGCAACGGCTACCGCACGCTGACCGCCGGCAACGGGGAGGAGGCGCTGGAGATCCTGCGCCAGGAGCCGGTGCCGCTGGTGCTGACCGACCTGATGATGCCCCGGCTCAACGGGGTCGACCTGCTCAAGGCGGTCAAGATCATCGCGCCGGCCACCGAGGTCGTCATCGTCACCGGGCACGGCACCATCGAGACCGCGGTCGAGGCCATGAAGATGGGCGCCTACGACTTCATCGAGAAGCCGTTCTCGGCCTCGCTCACCCTGAACGTCGTCCGCAAGGCGTTGGAGAAGCAGCAGCTCATCGCCGAGAACCGCGAGCTGCGGCGCATGCTCACCGAGGGGTCCGGCAGCGGCGACATCGTGGGGCAGAGCGAGGTCATGCGGCGGGTCCTGGAGACCGTGCGCCAGGTGGCGCCGAGCAAGGCCACGGTCCTGCTCACCGGCGAGAGCGGCACCGGCAAGGAGATCGTCGCGAGCGCCCTGCACCGCTGGAGCGACCGCGCCGGGCGTCCCCTGATCAAGGTCAGCTGCGCGGCCATCCCCGAGACCCTGCTCGAGTCGGAGCTCTTCGGCTACGAGAAGGGGGCCTTCACCGGCGCCACCGGCCGGCGGCGGGGCCGCTTCGAGGCGGCGCACGGCGGCACCCTGTTCCTGGACGAGGTCGGGGAGCTGCCGATGTCCGTCCAGATCAAGCTGCTGCGCGTGCTGCAGGACGCGACCTTCGAGCGCCTCGGCAGCAACGACCCGATCGAGGTGGACGTGCGCCTGGTCGCCGCGACCAACGCCGACCTCGAGGGTCTGGTCGCGCGCGGCATGTTCCGCGAGGACCTCTACTACCGCCTGAACGTCATCAACATCGAGCTGCCCCCGCTGCGCGCCCGGACCGGGGACGTGGTCCTGCTCGCGGGGTTCTTCCTGAAGATCGCGTGCGAGAAGAACGGCAAGAAGGTGGACGGGTTCACCCGGGCGGCCCTGGACTCCCTGCAGCGCTACGCCTGGCCGGGCAACGTCCGCGAACTGGAGAACTGCGTCGAGCGGGCGGTGGTGCTGACCAAGGACGGCCTGATCGACGTGGACGTGCTGCCCCAGGCCGTCCGCGCCGGCAAGCGGGTCACCGAGACGGTGAGCTTCCCGGTCGGCACCTCGTTGCACGACGCGGAGATGGAGCTGATCCGGGCGACCCTGGCCACCACCGGCGGCGACAAGGAGACGGCGGCCAGGATCCTGGGCATCGCCTCGCGCACGATCTACCGGAAGATCAAGTAG